The nucleotide window cagaaacaggaaagagatgGCATATTGCTGCTTGAGATACATTCTCTCTTACACGGAGGACCATTTTGTGAAAGCAGAAGGCTGTCCACCAGGCACTCTTGAGGGTAGGAGGATGAAAGGATGGGAAAGCAGGACAGAAAACAAATCTTGAGTAAGTACAAACGGAGTTTGGTGTCAATTATACCCCGCTGTGTAACTCGTGGTAGTTTTGATTTCAGACCCAGGAAACACAGTTGTTATTAAATTCTGAGTAGTTTGTACTCCCTTAAAATGCACGGCATCTTCCCATGTGCCAGGACCACAGGTGTGCATCCCATTGCTACAGCTCTGCCCAGATTTATAAACAGGATGGTTGAGAGAGAGGCCCGGCAGTGAAGCATTGTAGAGCGTCCCTAGAAACATAAATCTAGAGGCTACAACAGGTTGCCCTGAGCAGCCAAGTGACTCTTCTCAATGAAGCTTTCTTGTCAGGGGAAAAAGGCTTTCTCAACCAATATGACAAAGTATGGGTTGCCAGATAaagcacagaagaaaaacaatcatATATATTTGCAATTTGAAAATTTATAGAGCTTCTCATGCCAGCAaaatgctgcttttttttttttttttttttttcttaattgctcTTATCAGGGTAGTCTTTTCCTGAAGGGAATTTCTTAATACCCTGGTGATGAACAAATCTGGAACTGAATTTTTAGggttttaaaataacaataggGAAATGTTGTTATTGAATGAGAGGCGAGTCAAAGCCTTCAAAGTCAATGTTAAGCAACTTAAAGAAGCTTGGTGGCTTTTTTCCCCCATGGTGAGCTGACCACCGTCtgtagcactgggaaggcagtgCAAGGCTTTTCACCAGCAGGCACTCCTCTACGTGGGCTCAAACGCAAATGGGGACAACAGTCTGAGCACAGAGAAACTGTCCTGAGAACAACGGCAAGAAACATGAGACATCAAATAGTGACTTCAAGGGCCTCTTAAAACATGGAGGAAGAACAGCTGACGTGTGGCCAGCCTGCAGTCTTCCTCTAAGACCCAGTCCAGTGTTATTACTTCCCTTGACTTAGAACAAAGATGTGGTAAAGGAAACAGATTCTGTTCAACTGAGAACAAGAATCAATAATTGCCACTGGCACGGTCAATCCCCTGTGCAACTGTTTTCCATTTTGCTGTGTAATTCCTACTTAGAAACTCAGAAAGTTCCAGTCCTGATTGACAGATAACAGGCAGGGAATACAAAGGGTGCTGAGGGGTTATTCCTCCTCCCCCACGCTTTGTTTCCCCCTCCCTGTATTAGCAGTTGTTCAAATATTAAATCTTTATGCGTTCACTGACTTTACAATCACAAGGgcacatataaaatttaaagcaatcttagttctgcttctgagacagtaTGGGAAAAATTACTTAGAGAGGAGGAATGGAAGAGACAGGCTGTTGATGGAGAGAGATCAGTCCACAGGTTGGGGGGGGTCACTTCTGCAAGAAAAGGTGCAATCTTCTCAACGCTTTTGACAATCCCTAGTGAGGCATCACCGGGGAAAGTTCTTATTAATCACAAATCACATGCACATTGGCCAttcctggcaaaaaaaaaaaatattcatgcaTAGTTATGACTCAGTCAAGGCCATGTTGCACACAAGAGAAAcataaagggaagaaaggaggggtcAACCAAACATGAAGATGTCAACTGGGTAAGACAGCTGCTTTCCCCTTGTGACTTCTACACACTCACTTCTTCTAAACATTCTACCAGGGGAACATTTTCCTGCAATGGCCAGTCACCGCTATGCACCACAGGCACATTGTACTCTATAAGTGGTTAGGACAGACGATGGAGTGTACTCTTGGGGCTGAGGCTTCATGACACAAAGTCCCTCTTCTGGAGCCAAGAAGAGGGCACAACCAGTCAGTTAAAAGAAATACGTAAGAAACGATTGCACCTTTAGCAGCTGTGGTTGATTGGTCAACAGATGAGCTGTTGGATCATTCCCcgtgaagagaaaggaaaactgagTCTTTTCTAAGTTGATAGATTTATCCTGATAGCAAGCCAAAACCCATTCTCTAAGCTGTACTCGAAGCTGTTACTCTTTGTCAAgaacaacaataattaaaaagttaaaactaaAGTCAATGGTAGCTCCTTTTAGCAAGAGCAAGCTGTCTTCTGATTAATAATatagtttgttttaaaaatcacagtATTACTTTCTTCCTAATATTTAACATTACTTAGCGCAGTTTCCTGGTATATGTAATAGTAGCATGCTGTTGGGTCTACTATTATCTCAGAGCCCAATGAAGCAAACCTTTGGCTGACAGAGTAGAGAGAACTCATTTCATATTGGGAAAGCAAAGAAAACTTCATACAGAGTAGAAGAGTATTTGGATGGATGTGCCATTTCAAGACAGTACTGGTTGGGGGGGTACTGGAAGCAAAGAGAGGGACAGCTGCTAGCCTTGCAAATCATACATCCAGTCAACATCAGAATGCAATGCACAAGAAGCCAGCAAAAACTGAATATGTGGGAGGTTTTGCTGAAATACTGTGAAAATGCAATCACTGTAACTGTATAAAACTTGCTCTcgacataacataacataaaggCACCATTGATATCTTTCTCGTTTTTTTGAAATATTGTAAAAAATTGCTACATATGGCACATAACACatttttacatacatatatttaatttataaaagtttttttcttcctgttttctatTTGCAGAactgctaaaataaaataaattgtttaatttAAGGTGAAAtactttattatataaaataaagttttacaGGTGAATCTATGTGTTTATTTAGGTTTTATACAGCAATAGGGTCTTGGTTTGCAATTACACTAGACAGCCTGGCCTGTAATTCTTCCTGTGTGGAGAAGCGGCCTGCTGGGTTAGTCCTGCTATCAGCCAGACGGAAGGCAGGGGCTGCCTCAAGACTGGCTGCCAGGGGGTTCTGTATGCCCAGGAAAGGTGTGTCTTCACCGACTCTTTCATCTTCTGTTTCACTCTCTGAGTTAGTGCTCACAGAACTTGTGTTGCTGTCCATTTCCAATCTATTGGCAATGTGGCCATTGGGCTTGGTTCTTTTGGGCCGCCGGCTGTTGGTGAGTTTCTTAAGAGGCTCTTGAACTGGCTCATACTCCTGGGTCGTTTCATACTCCTCATCCTCCACTATCCTCAATGGGCTAGGGGGGAGGCTGGTACTCTGATGTGCAGGGTTGTGATGAAAGGAGTTGAGTTGCTGGGGGTGGTGATCATACTTCTTCTCCCGTAGCCTTGGTGGCGTCACAAGAAGCAGAGGCCTCTCTTCTTCCACAAATGGGCTGACTGCCATGGAGGGCATGGACACCGTCATGCTGGACACAGGTGGAGACATTTCCGAAGGGGGCGATTTAGGGGAGCTTGGCGTGTGGAAATCTACAGGTGACATACGAGCCGGGGTGGTCATGGCTGATACATACCTGTATGAGCACAGAATACCCCACATGAGTGTGGTGGAATTAAGAGGGCATGGATCAGGGAAGGGTGGGGGACAGAGTTCACTACGGGATATAGTCAGAGAATAGTCATCATTGAATACTTAAGTTTTACACTAAGGAGTTCGTCACCCTTGGATCCTATCATTATAAAGCCAAGAGTTTCCTTAGAGGAATCATGCAAAGATTGGCTAAATCATCTAGCTCATTAAAGCTTTTGAGAGTTTCTGTCTCATCATGAATGTACACAAAAGCACGTGAGCCAAGAAAAGAGGGCTCCCAAGAACCTCTCAGTTTATAAAGACCAAGGCTTGGGGACTTAGAAGGGAAAGAAGTATTCTTAAATACTATACCTTCCTAAAGGCCAAGGGGTCTTAGAGAATGAAGCCCAAATGGGGAATGGAAGAGGATCTAAGATGAGTTGCTGACAGCTGGATCTGCATGCATTTGGATCTGTAAGCCTTGTTTCTCCTTAGCTCAGCTATAAGGTTAtgtcttatgaaaaaaaaaagcatagcaaCTTAAAGATTTATTCCTGACAACAGTGTAATACatttgtgtgcttttaaattgaaATTTTCATGAAATGCTACTAGCCAACATTCAACTTGCAACCGTCCATTTCAGGGTGCAGTACATCCAAAGGCAAGCCTGAGAGGAACCACAATTTGGTTTCATGTCACCACAGTGTACACTGACTCCAATCTCCCATCTGTCTCTCATCCAAACCCCAACACTTTATTATCTTTTGGCTTTCTTTCAGGAATACTTGCAAAGATCCTCACAAGTACCTAGTGAGCTTCTGGGCATACACAAGGGTTGGCTGTACAAGGGTAGCTCATGCCATGCTATGTTGGAAAATGCCACCATTACAGTCCAGACACTGGGTGCCCGTTTTGCAGCACTGTGCCTTCCCTAGATCAGGAAGGCCTTTCCTCTGGGCTGAGTCTGAGTCAGATTCCTCAGCTTTTGATAATGGTGCTAGCAGCACACAGCACTGAATGACTCTTTCTGACACTGACATTCACAGTCTAATTTGATGTGACCTGTGATGACACAGGATATAGGGAGGAGGAAGTCTATTCATTCTCCCACTTTCCCATGATTTATGGTGCTATACAAGTGAGACCCACCTGGTTTAAACTGGGAAAAAGTGTCTCAGAATTTGAAACATTTGGGGCTCAAGTCTGGAGATACCTTTTGAGGGTATCTAAATTAGACACACTGAGAAATACTAAGCACAGTTCATCCAACACATACAAGTGATTtatgccacccccacccccccacaccccATGCTCTTTCAGTTCAAGACTGTTTTATAATTCTAGGTAGTATGTAGGTGATACCTGGATGCCTGCTTTAGCAGACTGAACCTTCAAAGACAAGCCATGATAATGAAGAGAAACTTCACCCTACTGTCTCTGCATGTTTTAAAGGGGATgactttaataggaaaaaaatataattacatgaGTTTGATCCTCTAAGCCATTTTTAGACTATACTCTTCCACAGATGTGTTATAAAGAGCATAGTAACTTCAAAAATTCTATCCTGTTCTGAAGCTGCTTTGGGAACAAGGGTAAAGCCCCCAATGGGTTCTTTGCTGTACATTCAGGTCCATAATTGAAAAGTTCTTTGGAATTATATCCATCCGTGTAACTGCAAAAATACTTAAGGATTTGGCACTATATTGACCCATTAGTCAATGGAAAGAGACTAGACTgagataacaatgaaaaaaataaataaactggatTGGAAAATCAACAGGTAAAGGCTTGCAGATGGGCTAAAAAGTCAGCTGGCCATGGCTTTGTTTTAGTACAGGTGGAAATGGATAAAGAGTTCAATATTCCCTTTTAGTCCTTcttccagcttgcttttttctagTCTTTACTTTGCCTTTATCATTACTTCTCCAACACAAACTTGATTTCCCCCCAAAAGGAAATACAAACATTCTGGAATACATGGTAATATTGGAGGCATATCTGCTGTGACATTCACCTATAAGATCTGGCAAGCTCATCACACAAGACCTTTATTTATCCATCACTTGTTGGGTTTTCATAAAAGGGATGCAAAGGCGGTGGAACATAAAGTGGCGTTTCCTCATGACCATTAGCAATGACAGAGCCCTTGACTTGATTTAACTGAGGCGAGAGGTAGGTCTACTAGTGCCTGAGAACACAAGGGCAGATCAACCATTGAGGTAGACGATGGACAACTGGCTGATCGGAATTAGATGAGGGTCCTTAAAATGTTACACCTGAAGAAAGTAAGACCCCAGTGAGTCTGAACTTATGGTCAGGTCTGAGAACTCCAAGTCAGTTGTACCTTGCACATCATATTACTCCCGCTCTTTAGGAGTTGGTTGCCTTTCAGCCACTGGGATGATGGTTGAAGAAGAGATTAGCCAAATAAGAGGATGGCTTCATCAACTAGGAGCATGACACCCCTTATGTAAGGATGCATTTCTTTAGGTGAGACTGCAGGTGCTCATGGGATTCTCTCACTGAGTGAGTGTCTCCTTCACGATAGCTTTGCACTTAGGTTTTACCTTTCACTATGAGGAGAGTCTCGGTAGGAGTCAGGGGTTTCTCTGGCATGCCTGAGGAAGCTGTTACACTCTCGAGGGCCTCCCAGGCCATGAAGACGTCCTCGTGGGCCCCCAGCTGGGCTGCTGTGCCTACTGTTTTCTACTGATGACATCATGATCACGGAGTGGCTTTCTGAAATGATGCTTTCTGTGTGCCCATTACTCCAGCTGTGTAGAGGGGAAATGTAAGAGGCAGTGAGATAGATTGGCTTATTTATATGCAAAAATGGCAAAGAACAAAAGTGAATCTAGCAAGTATTTCAAGTCATTGATACATCAGTAGCCCAGAATTGATGTAAAAATCTTTACTGTAAAAAGAATCTTGATTCAGATTGGATTTGGAAACACATAGTTTATCATTTGTTCATTCAATCCATAAATATTCATATAATGCCACTGTGTAGCAAGTACTAATGTGGGCTCACTGTGCTTGAGTGTCTTGGGCTAACCAAAGGCAAAGCTGTGTGTTTTATGTCTGGAAGTCTATGGCTGTACGTGGTAGAGTGAGCGCAGCCAGCCTGACATCACCAGAGCATCTAAGAACTGAGTGGTCAGCTACGCAGCCATTTCCAGGGAGCATTTCCTAGGGCGGTCTATGCTTTAGAAACAAATTTCTAAGTATCACACGGAATTTAGACAGATGTTTTTCCCCCACAGCGAGTAGCAATTCAGTGGGTAGCTGAGCACAAATCAATGCAATTTCTGCACTGAGGAATAGCAAACCTACAAGGTAATTATCATTAACcactttctattgtttttaatgGAAACCTTAGGCTTATTAGGCTTACAATGTAAAAACAGTTAATATCCAAAATCTATCAGTGTTCAAAGTCAGTACATTATACTGCTTTTAACTGTCTTCTTGGCTGCTTGTTAGGAATTGGTACAAAAAGGCAAGGAACAAAGGTATTTATTCTTAGGAAAATGTTTCCCTCTGAAACATTTTCCCCTCATACCTGTGACTAGGAGTCTGGGTGACAGTTGTGGAGTGATGAGCTGTGGAAGTGTAATGACTGGTGGAAAAGGAtgtctccacttctctttcaacAACGTGCTCACTGGAGATGACGTTTTTAGATACATATTGCTGAATAAACAAAGAGACACAACTTGAAAGATCATGTAAGTCAAATACATATGCCCTAGCTTCTTTCTCTCAGATGACCAGATAGCAGACTGTTTTCTGGCCATTCTGGCTTTGAGGATGGATACATGGAGTAAATAAAACCCTTTCTCAATATTTGCACAATATAGGTCCCAAAACTTCAACTTCATTTCTCTCATATTCTATTGAGGACAGAAATGTCACAAATATTCATTCCGATATTATTTTTGTGCCCACTTTTCTAGGTCAAGAAGACTAACTGATATCTGAGTGCAACAAAATGGACACATAGTCTGATTTATTTCAAATTTCAagtcactagaaaaaaaaatgtgaacttTGGTATTTTAGACCCTTCTCTTTGAAGTTCATAATGCCATATGAAATTGTCATATATCAATATGTGTTAGCATAACATGGTAGCTATTGTTTCCTGCTGACAGCGAGGTGCTTTGTTGTAAAAGTGTAGGTGCCATTTGTATTTGTATAAATCTAAGTGAAATCCGCTAAGCTACAGAAAGGGACTAGAAGGAGATATGTGATGAGTAGACTAGGGCCCTTTAGAGTCTGTTGAGATGTGGACTCTAAAAAACTGGATCTTCAGGGAAGGCCCTAAATGCACAACTTGAATTTTATAGGCTGGCTCTTTCTATTTACAGGAACATTCTCCCTTCTGGATCTTCCTGGATCTACTCCAGacagggcagccttaccaggctggccttgaactcgcagagagccacctacctctgcctccctaagtgctgagattataggtatgtgccaccacaccctgcttccCATTCAAGTAGAGGTGTTGAACCCAGTGGATCTATTGAATATGCTATTTAACAATTCTTATGCACTCAATAAGTGTGCTCGACTAAATACTTTATGCAGACTATTTTAGTAAAGTAAGAATTATTTTTAGGCCTCTTATAATTAAGAAATAAGGTTGAGAGGAGTTATTTGTGCTACAACTGCAATCCAAACAGTCATGGTCCTGTTGCTGTTACATATTATATTGTATATGATTATAtcacattatatatattaatatcacattacatataatatatgcattatattatataatatacattaaatgTTATAGTTAATGTTGGTACTTGGAGAGCATCTCCAATCTTGGCCTTGGAGAGCATTCTAAATAACCCCACTATTGGGAGGAGAACAAAAGCTCCCTATTAGCccttggtataatgttcttccaACATTCTACCAAAAGTTATTAGACTTGGGGATATGGTAGTAACCATCAGCTCCAGACTTGAATCTATGACCCATTTTCTCCACCCAAGACAGACCTTCTCTTATCAGATGGAAAAATGGTATTACTAATTTCAACTTTATCTATTAAGAAAGCTACACATTCCAAGGGAAGAATGGGGATTGTGCTGGAACACAAAGAACAACATTTCAGAATCGAAGAGGTTTGGGAAAAGCTCTGGTCATGGTCTCTTAACGTGAAAGGTCTAGATGATATGCAAACAGTCTCACAGAGTAGTGTCAAATTTAGAAGCAAAGTGTATGGaacaataagaacaaaataaTTGAATAGTTAAGTGCATTTCATCTAGAGGGCATGATCTCACATACAAGGAGCCGGGGAATAAACAAGTTTTACATTCTCCTATCTTTGTTCCTTAATGGTGAGATGTTTTCCACCTTTTCATGCCCCAATTTCTTCTTTTGGAAATCAGAATCAGAAAATCATATGTACAATGAAGGGTCCCTAGTAAAAATACTCCAAAGCCCTTTGCTTGATTTGCTATGAATCAGTTGTGTACTGGAGTATTCCTTATGATTCtggttttattatttatcatttatgcTGTTTTTCCTTCTTGCTATAGCCTCTCTGCAAAATAAACCGAGCATTACCCCAAAGTTCTAAatgacacaaaaaaaaaaaaagaaaactatgctACTATAACACCAGATCcattttaaaatagctttaaTTATTTTCCCCCGGCAAAAACCTTGGATTTCTGGCAGCCCCTGTGATGAAGGGCAGAAGGGGAAAGCCTAAGCTTAGAAACACCAACTTCAGGGTGCCTGAGCAGCAAGGAAACGCATTTTCAGTGGGGCAGTCAACGTACGTTCACCAGCTGCACGTTCTCTGGTTGTGGGTTTGGATGGTGAGGCCCATTGGCTATGTTCGCCATGTTGTTCCGTTCTGATCGAAGGCTCTGCCGAAGCCGGTCATGAAGTTTTTGCCGCTGTTTCCTGGATACGGCAAGAGAAGCATATGTTTGTGCCCATtgctactttttgtttgtttattgatttatttttgctaCAGCCAAATCTTTATTCTGTTAATGCTAATGAGTAACTTGAGGCAGTCAGCTGGTGGTGATAATGAGGAAAGGGAAGTATGTGTAACTCTATCTCTGAATTAGCAGCATCACATTTCCTTAGAAAGTAGGTTTTAATAGTAGATGGAATTCTTATAGAAATGTAGCTGTTGTACTgatgaagaattttaaaaaggaataaaaaaatgaaaatatgttagAATTTGGCTAAACTCTCAATATTCTTGCTCATTATATCTTTGTCTGAGTCATAGAGGTAGCTATCAGTCTAATTTTTTACTATGGAATTGATAAGGCTGATTCCATTTATAAATTTTCCTAAGGATTTAAGAAAATTAACTTAGCTTTTTATTTGTACATTTGCCACAGTGACTGTGTGTGCAAATCACCTGCATATCAGTGGAATATTTTGGCAACACATTTTGGCATTACAGTTGGCATTATAACAAGAGTTTACACTTGCAATGCTTTCTGCAGACGAGGCAGTAAATATTCAAATTTGAATCTAATAAGACTAATGATGCCAATTCCGTGGGAGCTTTGTGTCTGTTACGCAGTCCTTACAGCATGTTGAATCTTGCAGTGCTGTGCAAACACAATCCACGCTGTAGATTTTGTTGCAAAAATGCATGTTACCACTGTTTTCTCATGTAACATTCAGAACAATTCATTCCTATGACTAGTTTTGACCAGAAGAACATTATGTCATcagatagaaaacaaacaaaactctattAATTGAGAACTATATTTTGACTTGAAGAAATCCTCAATTGAGAGAAATGCAAAGGAACCAGCTGTCCTCCATTGTGTGTGCTGACACGGACACGTATAGAAGGCCAAGTGTAATAACTACACATCCTTAAGAATTTCTCTTTAACTTTTTTCAAGAAAACTTggcctgcttctccttccacaAAAATTCCTTTCTACACTGCACATTTATAAAACATACATGTTGGAAACACAATGGAATCATATTAACTCTCGAAAAGAAGCAAACACTCTGTTTCTTAAATATCATCAAATGCTTCTCTTCCTTCTTAAGTTTCTGGGTTCAATGGACTTATCCCCAGGTATACCTTTGACATTTACACTCTTACTATGCAGTGCCTGTGTGGAACTCTGATTCTACAGCAGCCTGTCCCTCTGAGCCTTTATCCATTTACAGAGCCCTGGGCACTGAGAAATTTATTTAGTTGCACACAAACAGGCAAAGGTCCACAAAGTCTATTACTCAGTTGGGAACCTCAGGATGTACGTTCCTACACTCCTTTTCTCTCCAAGCCTTGGGCATGGGACCTGGTGCTTCACAGCCTTGCCTGCCTAAGCTCCTTCTACTCTGAGGGAAGTGGACAGAGTCGAGGGAACGTTTACTTGGTTTTGCAGTAGGCCACCACACACATGATGCCGACCACCAGCAGGGCGATACAGATGCCAGTAATTGTCAGCACTCTCTTCTGGTAGAGTTCCTCCGCTTCTGGAAAGGGGCGAGAGCAAATGTCACTAACGTCATCTACTGTCACGGGGGCTTACAACTGAACAGTTGGCATGCTTCATGACATTACCGTTGTCTGCAAGACAGTCAACACGTTTACACACTTGAGGTACAGTATGTTCTGTGCTATACTTTGAGCATAAATGGCAAGCTAGCTAGGGCCAttgaaagtaaaaatattttatgattccTAATTACAAGCTTTAATTCTATATGATATTAAACTAGAACATCATAAACATTCATTACAAAATAACTGATTAAAGCTGTACCAATGttattcttttattaaatatCTTATTAAAATTCTCTTGCAAAGACAACCGGAATCAGTATTTATAAAAAGAGCTAAGACTGACAGCAGGGAGAACCTCTATTCTTCCTCCATTCACTACCCTCCACCCCATTCCTCTTTCCACATCCCTTAAGTTTCTATGTCATCGCCTCATATCCAGTGGTCTTTACAAAGAGACATTTCTACATTTAACATCATTTAAGTAAGAGCTATTTGCGAACATGAACTTGGCTTGTAGTTAGGAAGTAAATTAAGGCAACAGCCCCACAGTTTAAAgtaaatgaaacagaagaaatagtACACTGTGAAGGAAGAGGGAGCTGTGCCAGAGGACACCCAACGTGGTGAGTAGGACACTGTTGGGTCACATGGGAGGTTTGCTCTTTGGAGGAAAATGGTTGTTACTCTATTAGTAGAAGTTGGAGAAACAATTTGTATTAAGCCCATCATTAACACAAATGATGTATACTTTGGCCTAAGTTACATATTCCCATATCAGGCAACTTGACTATTCTAAGAAGGTGCATGCTCTGAGAGCTGAACTGTAGGTACCACTCTGCTCAAGATGCAGCAGGTCTGTAATTGGTGGAAACTTTTCTAATTGAGAATGAGTGCCTTTGGAGGATGGCTTGGTTTTATACAAAGGTGAACGGGGTTGTTAGCAAAAGTTGCAGAGTTTCTTGGAATGCTGATCACTTAGCAGCTGAGCTCCCAATAATCTAGTTGCATGTATGGGAAGATCTTCACAGTTCGCCCAGTGCACATTGTGAATGGCTTGTTGCCACTGGGCAAGAACTGGAGAACACTGAACAAACAGAGAGTCCTTATCCAGGCACCAACATCAATGTCTCCAACTTCAGAAGCTATACTTTTCTCTTCATTCAGAGAGGGCAGGTCACAGGAAGTTTTCTTAAAAAATGATTAAGTGAATTTTAATTTCTATCAAATAAAGGATCTTATCATGAGCATAAACATTTCCTACAAGCCGAGTCCATGGTAATCAAGTCCCAGTTGACAGGTCAAGAGCATTGTCAAATCAAATTAATAGAGCACTGATCATTAAGAGGAGAATAGAAGTCAGTGGGTAAAAGACCACAACGCTGAAGAGattatacaaaaataaacagaaagggtTGGAGGTGGAGAGGGAAAACAAACCAAGAGGACAAACAGATGGAAAGAATGACAGAGAGCAAGAAAGTCAAGTACAAGGGGAAAACAAGGTTAAAAGTTAGGGAGCCATCTGGAGTCCCTGGCACAGCATGCCTGATgttaagggaggaaaaaaaaataaagaaagcaatgaaAACCAGACGGAGGAGATGcttgggagaggggaggaaaaggtgGGAAGGGGTGTCCC belongs to Meriones unguiculatus strain TT.TT164.6M chromosome 4, Bangor_MerUng_6.1, whole genome shotgun sequence and includes:
- the Nrg1 gene encoding pro-neuregulin-1, membrane-bound isoform isoform X3, producing MEIYSPDMSELAAGRSSSPSTQLSADPSLDGLPSGEHMPDTHTEDGRSPGLLGLAVPCCVCLEAERLRGCLNSEKICIVPILACLVSLCLCIAGLKWVFVDKIFEYDSPTHLDPGGLGQDPVISLDPTAASAVLVSSEASTSPVSRAQSDPEAHITVQVGNVAVASEPSAVPTRKNRLPDFPPLLSTAQPFPSPARTPEVRTPKSATQPQTTETNLQTAPKLSTSTSTTGTSHLVKCVEDEKTFCVNGGQCFMVKDLSNPPRYLCKCQPGFTGARCTENVPMKVQTQEKAEELYQKRVLTITGICIALLVVGIMCVVAYCKTKKQRQKLHDRLRQSLRSERNNMANIANGPHHPNPQPENVQLVNQYVSKNVISSEHVVEREVETSFSTSHYTSTAHHSTTVTQTPSHSWSNGHTESIISESHSVIMMSSVENSRHSSPAGGPRGRLHGLGGPRECNSFLRHARETPDSYRDSPHSERYVSAMTTPARMSPVDFHTPSSPKSPPSEMSPPVSSMTVSMPSMAVSPFVEEERPLLLVTPPRLREKKYDHHPQQLNSFHHNPAHQSTSLPPSPLRIVEDEEYETTQEYEPVQEPLKKLTNSRRPKRTKPNGHIANRLEMDSNTSSVSTNSESETEDERVGEDTPFLGIQNPLAASLEAAPAFRLADSRTNPAGRFSTQEELQARLSSVIANQDPIAV
- the Nrg1 gene encoding pro-neuregulin-1, membrane-bound isoform isoform X13, producing MANFYKHLGIEFMEAEELYQKRVLTITGICIALLVVGIMCVVAYCKTKKQRQKLHDRLRQSLRSERNNMANIANGPHHPNPQPENVQLVNQYVSKNVISSEHVVEREVETSFSTSHYTSTAHHSTTVTQTPSHSWSNGHTESIISESHSVIMMSSVENSRHSSPAGGPRGRLHGLGGPRECNSFLRHARETPDSYRDSPHSERYVSAMTTPARMSPVDFHTPSSPKSPPSEMSPPVSSMTVSMPSMAVSPFVEEERPLLLVTPPRLREKKYDHHPQQLNSFHHNPAHQSTSLPPSPLRIVEDEEYETTQEYEPVQEPLKKLTNSRRPKRTKPNGHIANRLEMDSNTSSVSTNSESETEDERVGEDTPFLGIQNPLAASLEAAPAFRLADSRTNPAGRFSTQEELQARLSSVIANQDPIAV
- the Nrg1 gene encoding pro-neuregulin-1, membrane-bound isoform isoform X5, which encodes MAERKEGRGKGKGKKKERGSRGKPATSEGDPSPALPPRLKEMKSQESAAGSKLVLRCETSSEYSSLRFKWFKNGNELNRKNKPQNIKIQKKPGKSELRINKASLADSGEYMCKVISKLGNDSASANITIVDSNELTTGMPASTERAYVSSESPIRISVSTEGANTSSSTSTSTTGTSHLVKCVEDEKTFCVNGGQCFMVKDLSNPPRYLCKCPNEFTGDRCQNYVMANFYKHLGIEFMEAEELYQKRVLTITGICIALLVVGIMCVVAYCKTKKQRQKLHDRLRQSLRSERNNMANIANGPHHPNPQPENVQLVNQYVSKNVISSEHVVEREVETSFSTSHYTSTAHHSTTVTQTPSHSWSNGHTESIISESHSVIMMSSVENSRHSSPAGGPRGRLHGLGGPRECNSFLRHARETPDSYRDSPHSERYVSAMTTPARMSPVDFHTPSSPKSPPSEMSPPVSSMTVSMPSMAVSPFVEEERPLLLVTPPRLREKKYDHHPQQLNSFHHNPAHQSTSLPPSPLRIVEDEEYETTQEYEPVQEPLKKLTNSRRPKRTKPNGHIANRLEMDSNTSSVSTNSESETEDERVGEDTPFLGIQNPLAASLEAAPAFRLADSRTNPAGRFSTQEELQARLSSVIANQDPIAV
- the Nrg1 gene encoding pro-neuregulin-1, membrane-bound isoform isoform X8, with translation MAERKEGRGKGKGKKKERGSRGKPATSEGDPSPALPPRLKEMKSQESAAGSKLVLRCETSSEYSSLRFKWFKNGNELNRKNKPQNIKIQKKPGKSELRINKASLADSGEYMCKVISKLGNDSASANITIVDSNATSTSTTGTSHLVKCVEDEKTFCVNGGQCFMVKDLSNPPRYLCKCPNEFTGDRCQNYVMANFYKAEELYQKRVLTITGICIALLVVGIMCVVAYCKTKKQRQKLHDRLRQSLRSERNNMANIANGPHHPNPQPENVQLVNQYVSKNVISSEHVVEREVETSFSTSHYTSTAHHSTTVTQTPSHSWSNGHTESIISESHSVIMMSSVENSRHSSPAGGPRGRLHGLGGPRECNSFLRHARETPDSYRDSPHSERYVSAMTTPARMSPVDFHTPSSPKSPPSEMSPPVSSMTVSMPSMAVSPFVEEERPLLLVTPPRLREKKYDHHPQQLNSFHHNPAHQSTSLPPSPLRIVEDEEYETTQEYEPVQEPLKKLTNSRRPKRTKPNGHIANRLEMDSNTSSVSTNSESETEDERVGEDTPFLGIQNPLAASLEAAPAFRLADSRTNPAGRFSTQEELQARLSSVIANQDPIAV
- the Nrg1 gene encoding pro-neuregulin-1, membrane-bound isoform isoform X12, with protein sequence MVKDLSNPPRYLCKCPNEFTGDRCQNYVMANFYKHLGIEFMEAEELYQKRVLTITGICIALLVVGIMCVVAYCKTKKQRQKLHDRLRQSLRSERNNMANIANGPHHPNPQPENVQLVNQYVSKNVISSEHVVEREVETSFSTSHYTSTAHHSTTVTQTPSHSWSNGHTESIISESHSVIMMSSVENSRHSSPAGGPRGRLHGLGGPRECNSFLRHARETPDSYRDSPHSERYVSAMTTPARMSPVDFHTPSSPKSPPSEMSPPVSSMTVSMPSMAVSPFVEEERPLLLVTPPRLREKKYDHHPQQLNSFHHNPAHQSTSLPPSPLRIVEDEEYETTQEYEPVQEPLKKLTNSRRPKRTKPNGHIANRLEMDSNTSSVSTNSESETEDERVGEDTPFLGIQNPLAASLEAAPAFRLADSRTNPAGRFSTQEELQARLSSVIANQDPIAV